The following coding sequences lie in one Planctomycetia bacterium genomic window:
- a CDS encoding NAD(+)/NADH kinase: MNERDPQPNDATPTERKRPRVFVLGAGKKASIAAGAERLREVVERHTEVVLWDLAFQADLSKIEAEWAIVFGGDGSILRAAYQMGYRQFPMLGVNLGKLGFLADLAPNDLPATLPRLCSGEFRVGKHLMFECTLFRDDREVWTELGLNETAVVAGPPFVIVDIHLYVDAEMVTTYSCDGLIVSTPVGSTAHSLSAGGPILRKDLSAFVISPISPHTLTMRPVVDSADRTYELIVPEPNSEMHVVIDGRDKGLLEPGDRLRIRRAEPCCLLIEPPGNSYYRTLREKLGWGGRFLPSSG, encoded by the coding sequence ATGAACGAGCGCGACCCTCAACCGAACGATGCAACTCCGACCGAGCGCAAGCGTCCGCGCGTCTTCGTGCTGGGGGCGGGGAAGAAGGCGTCGATCGCGGCAGGTGCCGAGCGATTGCGCGAAGTCGTCGAGCGGCATACCGAAGTCGTGTTGTGGGACCTCGCGTTTCAAGCCGATCTGTCGAAGATCGAAGCCGAATGGGCGATCGTGTTCGGCGGCGACGGCTCGATCTTACGCGCCGCTTATCAGATGGGCTACCGGCAGTTTCCGATGCTCGGGGTGAACCTCGGCAAGCTCGGGTTCTTGGCCGACCTTGCGCCGAACGACTTGCCGGCAACGCTGCCGCGCCTTTGTAGCGGCGAGTTTCGCGTCGGCAAACATTTGATGTTCGAATGCACGCTCTTTCGCGACGACCGAGAAGTTTGGACCGAGCTGGGCTTGAACGAAACGGCCGTCGTCGCCGGGCCGCCGTTCGTCATCGTCGACATTCATCTCTACGTTGACGCGGAAATGGTGACGACCTATAGTTGCGACGGTTTGATCGTCAGTACGCCGGTCGGTTCGACGGCGCATAGTTTGTCGGCGGGCGGACCGATCTTGCGCAAAGATTTGAGCGCGTTCGTCATCTCGCCGATCAGTCCGCACACGCTCACGATGCGCCCGGTCGTCGACTCCGCCGATCGGACCTACGAACTGATCGTGCCGGAGCCGAACTCGGAGATGCATGTCGTGATCGATGGTCGCGACAAAGGATTGCTGGAGCCGGGAGATCGGCTGCGAATTCGGCGCGCGGAGCCTTGCTGCTTGTTGATCGAGCCGCCGGGCAACAGCTATTACCGAACATTGCGAGAAAAGCTCGGCTGGGGCGGACGCTTCCTGCCGAGCTCGGGATAG